One stretch of Erpetoichthys calabaricus chromosome 14, fErpCal1.3, whole genome shotgun sequence DNA includes these proteins:
- the med1 gene encoding mediator of RNA polymerase II transcription subunit 1 isoform X3, with the protein MTDRLESIARQNGLGSHLSTSGTECYITSDMFYVEVQLDVTGQLGDVKVAHHGETPVSCPELVQHLRERNFEEFSKHLKGLVNLYKLPGDNKLKTKMYLALQSLELDLTKMMHMFRLATSGSTLYTILHGSVGLLTPRCGGHLMNLKCYVSPSDVLACDMLEEGTGALLQLSDVNVNAVPRSLGLNVSVTIEGASSMYKLPIAPLITGSHPVDNKGTPSFSSVTNSNCVDLPACFLLKLQQPIPFSSAFIQKLESCTGIPIPDLAPSRTPLYELITQCKLQEEGGPPLSAHGMRFYASLPGQQHCYFLNSDAPVHNGQCLQGTLLSKIPFRHPAQVPGLLDLIRHQATYNTLIGSCVKRTVLKDDSPGLLQFEVCPLTDTSFSISFQHPVNESLVCVVMDVMDSHRVYCKLYKGLSDALICTDDFITKVVERCMSIPVTMRAIRRKAETIQADTPALSLIAETVDAIPKSRLPHTGSPEYSMGTGGSGGTGNSQLGTPGGSCGSGGNSFLGPITLFDMGLGLKDRQAAGVGSTGGGPSLGSGSGPGESSNPVSGVPAHTDDFNKVTQNPILTSLLQITGSVGSSPTPPPSSGQPHLTPPPVSSPASNTKNHPMLMNLLKDNPAQDFSSLYGSSNLERQNSAGSPLTDPSGAPTASGSKPKKKRPRASASMSDKSGNGGMCLTKPQHQTEDDFHRELFSMDVDASQNPIFDVGIPGDGLDTPHNITPAPSQCGTPPAGVVVGGVAPTYHHSLPSHPHASHGLAPQGRMVRLSSSDSIGADVNDILSDIAEQTSKISGVGGSHVHTHAGSIGGDDSGTLGTPVRDSSSSGQGSTLFDTDVFAAGSNENPFATDPADLLAEAATATTPNSDSSSNNFFADTDFNPELLQSQGFPQNYFDESSHSGDGDIEMAKPYSSGVSQSQSGAQSTPIPQNPSQGQHHLPDTSMKDPFEMNVFGGSGGGGKPPLGSLMSSSDVGEPPLTHTGGNQSPSMSIIGGSGGGSGILDGEFGKGDSSKSSKQLQQQMRGISCKDGNGSGSLGGSCMTGGGLSSEAKGKRSRTPSSDGKSKEKAAKRKKIDPEGKSPSHSSASRPFTPPASVSGTSGGSKSPGTSGRSQTPPGGATGAGGATPPIPKITIQIPKGTLAGVKTSSHSGYTSSSSGGGSGSGGGGGGSKSHHSHSSSSSSSKTKSGKSEGSLTQGGASGGSSGMYSSGVSGNTMGGNSLSKAASLGGGKPGSSPVAKHGLSSTGGAGGSKIKPQGGKPPASLINPTLGKPSISPSHSRSSGGTSSSEKLSSPMKQQQVPGTPPSSKAKSPIGSGGSHISGTGGGSSSKSSGSGLGSQKQTGSTSSSSSSSTSSTSSSSSSSSSFSTGSQSQYGTGGGGTNPNAKGKSPSRNKKPSLTAVIDKLKHGVGTSVGPEEGGDGGVPSSMAPSSQHGMSSKHNLATGQGGDYSSGKREKNDKDKSKVSMSSGGSGDKKSLDSKNVGSTGVAKIIISKPDGGSPSIKAKVTLQKPGDVSADGLRPQLSTSKAYGSPLFSGSTPKHERCSPSHSKSPGYTPQNNDSESESGSSSVAEKSHQNSPSSDDDHSLRPLQQQQHEYSTGSEKHKKHKKEKKKQKDRDKERDRERDKERDKEREKKKSSFGHSLKSDGWSKSPITSVDASLSLLGSERPSRPSPGYLRSEDDDLMDSALTGNLDSFLGK; encoded by the exons ATGACAGATCGACTGGAATCCATTGCTCGACAGAATGG GCTGGGTTCTCATCTAAGTACATCAGGGACAGAGTGTTACATTACCTCTGATATGTTCTATGTTGAAGTGCAGCTTGATGTCACAGGTCAGCTAGGAGATGTCAAGGTAGCGCATCATGGTGAAACCCCTGTG AGCTGTCCGGAGCTGGTACAACATCTCAG agaaagaaacttTGAAGAATTTTCCAAGCATCTGAAAGGCCTTGTCAATCTATATAAGCTTCCTGGAGACAA cAAACTGAAAACAAAGATGTACCTGGCGCTACAGTCCCTGGAGCTCGACCTTACAAAAATGATGCATATGTTCAG GTTGGCAACCAGTGGCAGTACTTTATACACCATACTTCATGGCAGCGTAGGACTTCTGACTCCTCGGTGTGGAG GTCACTTGATGAATCTCAAATGTTATGTGTCTCCATCTGATGTGCTAGCCTGTGATATGCTTGAAGAAGGAACTGGGGCTCTCCTTCAGCTGAGTGATGTTAATGTCAATG CAGTCCCACGGTCTCTGGGCTTGAACGTGTCAGTGACGATTGAAGGAGCTTCATCTATGTACAAGCTTCCCATTGCACCACTGATCACTGGTTCACATCCTGTAGACAACAAAGG AACACCATCTTTCTCTTCCGTCACCAACTCAAACTGTGTTGATCTGCCAGCCTGTTTTCTCCTGAAGCTTCAGCAACCAATACCCTTTTCTTCAGCATTTATACAGAAGCTAGAGAGCTGCACAG GAATTCCCATTCCTGACTTGGCCCCATCCCGGACACCTTTGTATGAACTCATTACTCAGTGCAAATTACAAGAGGAAGGCGGCCCACCACTTTCAGCACATGGCATGCGTTTCTATGCT TCTTTACCAGGACAACAGCACTGTTACTTCTTGAACAGTGATGCGCCAGTGCATAATGGTCAATGTCTGCAAGGGACACTCCTGTCGAAGATTCCATTCCGTCACCCAGCCCAGGTTCCTGGACTGCTGGATCTGATCCGCCATCAAGCAACATACAACACGCTGATAGGTAGCTGTGTCAAGCGTACTGTTCTCAAAGATG ATTCTCCCGGCCTCCTCCAGTTTGAGGTGTGTCCGCTCACAGACACGAGCTTCAGCATTTCCTTTCAGCACCCTGTCAATGAGTCCCTAGTCTGTG TGGTAATGGATGTCATGGATTCCCATCGGGTGTACTGCAAGCTCTACAAAGGGTTGTCAGATGCCCTTATTTGTACGGATGACTTCATCACCAAAGTGGTGGAGAG GTGCATGTCCATCCCTGTAACAATGCGTGCTATTCGTCGGAAGGCTGAGACAATACAAGCCGACACACCAGCTTTGTCCCTTATTGCTGAGACTGTGGATGCAATACCGAAAAGTCGTTTACCACACACTGGAAGCCCTGAGTACAGCATGGGCACTGGTGGGAGTGGTGGAACTGGGAACAGCCAGCTAGGCACCCCTGGAGGAAGTTGTGGCAGTGGTGGAAATTCTTTTTTGGGCCCGATCACTTTATTTGACATGGGGTTGGGTCTGAAAGATCGCCAGGCAGCTGGAGTAGGAAGCACAGGAGGTGGGCCAAGTCTAGGAAGTGGTTCTGGACCAGGGGAAAGCTCCAATCCTGTGAGTGGAGTGCCAGCACATACAGATGACTTCAACAAAGTCACCCAAAATCCAATTCTCACTAGTCTTCTGCAGATCACAGGCAGTGTAGGGTCTAGTCCTACTCCGCCTCCATCTTCAGGTCAACCTCATCTCACACCACCTCCGGTGTCCTCTCCGGCCAGCAATACCAAGAACCATCCCATGCTTATGAATCTCCTAAAAGACAATCCCGCTCAAGACTTCTCCAGCTTATATGGCTCAAGCAATTTAGAAAGACAAAATTCTGCAGGATCTCCTCTGACAGATCCATCTGGAGCACCCACTGCTTCTGGTAGTAAGCCCAAAAAAAAGCGCCCAAGGGCCTCTGCTTCCATgtcagacaaaagtggaaatggtgGCATGTGTCTGACCAAGCCTCAGCACCAAACCGAGGATGACTTTCACAGAGAATTGTTTTCTATGGATGTTGATGCTTCACAAAACCCGATTTTTGATGTTGGCATACCTGGAGATGGTTTAGACACTCCTCACAACATCACCCCTGCCCCCAGCCAGTGTGGTACCCCTCCTGCAGGAGTGGTTGTGGGTGGTGTGGCCCCAACCTATCATCACTCCTTACCTTCACACCCGCATGCCTCACATGGACTTGCCCCACAAGGCAGGATGGTTAGACTCTCCAGCTCGGACAGCATTGGTGCAGATGTGAATGACATCCTGTCAGATATTGCTGAACAGACTTCAAAGATTTCTGGTGTAGGAGGCAGCCATGTTCACACTCATGCTGGGAGCATAGGTGGTGATGACAGTGGGACGCTGGGTACACCCGTCAGAGACTCTTCAAGCTCGGGGCAGGGCAGCACACTGTTTGACACTGATGTTTTTGCTGCAGGCAGCAATGAAAATCCTTTTGCCACAGATCCAGCTGACCTTCTGGCAGAGGCTGCTACAGCCACTACACCCAACAGTGACTCATCATCTAATAATTTCTTTGCGGACACAGATTTCAATCCTGAGCTACTGCAAAGTCAGGGTTTTCCACAAAACTACTTTGATGAAAGCAGTCACAGCGGAGATGGAGACATAGAAATGGCCAAGCCATACAGCAGCGGAGTCTCACAGTCTCAGTCAGGTGCACAGTCAACACCAATTCCTCAAAACCCCAGTCAGGGTCAACATCACCTTCCAGATACTTCAATGAAGGACCCTTTTGAAATGAATGTATTTGGGGGAAGTGGAGGAGGCGGTAAGCCCCCTTTAGGGAGTCTCATGTCAAGTTCAGATGTAGGGGAGCCTCCTTTAACTCATACAGGTGGAAATCAGAGTCCGTCGATGTCCATAATAGGCGGGTCAGGTGGAGGCAGTGGGATTTTGGATGGAGAATTTGGAAAGGGTGACTCATCAAAGTCCAGTAAACAGCTTCAGCAGCAGATGAGAGGGATTAGCTGCAAAGACGGGAATGGCTCGGGAAGCCTAGGAGGCTCCTGCATGACCGGTGGAGGCCTGTCTTCTGAGGCTAAGGGAAAGCGTAGCCGCACTCCGTCTAGCGACGGTAAGAGTAAAGAAAAGGCAGCAAAGCGAAAGAAGATTGACCCTGAGGGGAAGTCTCCTTCCCACAGTTCTGCAAGTCGCCCTTTCACTCCTCCTGCCAGTGTCAGTGGGACTAGCGGTGGATCAAAATCTCCAGGGACCTCCGGCAGGTCACAGACTCCCCCTGGAGGAGCTACGGGAGCTGGAGGTGCAACTCCCCCCATCCCTAAAATTACCATCCAGATCCCAAAAGGAACTCTGGCTGGAGTGAAGACCTCTTCCCATAGCGGGTACACCTCAAGTAGCTCTGGGGGTGGCAGTGGAAgtgggggaggaggaggaggtagtAAAAGTCACCACTCccattcctcctcctcttcctcgaGCAAAACTAAAAGTGGTAAATCTGAGGGTTCCCTGACGCAAGGGGGAGCGAGCGGGGGGTCTAGTGGAATGTATTCTTCAGGGGTAAGTGGCAATACCATGGGAGGGAACTCTTTATCTAAAGCTGCCTCTCTAGGTGGAGGCAAGCCTGGTTCTTCCCCTGTGGCTAAACACGGACTGAGCAGTACAGGAGGGGCAGGTGGCAGTAAGATTAAACCACAAGGGGGCAAACCGCCTGCCTCTCTCATCAACCCCACGTTAGGGAAGCCAAGCATCTCGCCATCCCACTCCAGGAGTAGTGGTGGCACAAGTAGTTCTGAAAAACTGTCTTCTCCAATGAAGCAGCAGCAAGTACCAGGAACACCCCCATCCTCTAAAGCGAAGTCACCAATCGGATCTGGGGGGTCCCATATATCTGGTACAGGAGGTGGGAGCAGTTCAAAATCTTCTGGCAGTGGGCTAGGGTCCCaaaagcaaacaggaagcacATCATCCTCCAGTTCTTCATCTACTTCATCCACTTCTAGCTCTTCATCTAGTTCCTCCTCATTCTCAACTGGATCACAGTCCCAATATGGTACTGGAGGTGGGGGCACCAACCCAAATGCAAAAGGAAAGTCTCCTAGCAGAAACAAGAAGCCATCACTGACCGCTGTCATTGACAAACTGAAGCACGGTGTTGGGACTTCGGTAGGACCTGAGGAAGGAGGAGACGGTGGTGTACCCTCCAGCATGGCACCATCATCTCAGCATGGCATGAGCTCTAAGCATAATCTAGCCACAGGCCAAGGAGGGGACTACTCCTCTGGGAAGAGGGAGAAGAATGATAAGGACAAATCTAAAGTATCCATGTCGAGTGGAGGATCTGGTGACAAAAAGTCTTTGGACTCTAAAAATGTGGGTAGCACCGGAGTGGCCAAAATTATCATCAGCAAACCAGATGGTGGCTCGCCCAGCATTAAAGCTAAGGTGACTCTGCAGAAGCCCGGAGATGTATCGGCTGATGGACTCCGGCCACAGCTTTCCACTTCTAAGGCATATGGCTCCCCTCTTTTCAGTGGCTCCACTCCCAAACATGAGCGCTGCTCCCCGAGTCATAGCAAGTCTCCTGGCTACACTCCTCAGAACAACGACAGCGAAAGCGAGTCCGGGAGCAGCTCAGTCGCTGAGAAGTCGCACCAAAACAGCCCCAGCTCTGATGACGACCACTCGCTACGgccactgcagcagcagcaacacGAGTACAGCACAGGCAGCGAGAAACACAAGAAGcacaagaaagagaagaagaagcagaaggatCGAGACAAGGAACGGGACAGGGAACGAGACAAGGAGAGGGACAAGGAGCGCGAGAAGAAAAAGTCCTCATTCGGCCACAGCCTAAAGTCAGATGGCTGGTCCAAGTCCCCAATCACATCAGTTGACGCTTCCTTGTCACTGTTGGGTTCTGAACGGCCATCCCGTCCCAGCCCAGGGTACCTACGGAGCGAGGACGATGACCTCATGGATTCGGCACTAACTGGAAATCTGGACTCGTTCCTTGGCAAGTAG